TCTCTCTTAGTGCCTCCTGGGCCCTGGCCCTGTCAGTGACGTCGACTGCGACCCCCACGAAACGGCTGCCGTCTCCGCTTGGCTCGTCCATGGAATAGATCCGGCCATGCAACTCGATCCAGCGTATGTGACCATCGGGGAGGATGATGCGGTACTCCTTGCGGTAGTCGCCCACACTTTCCTCCATCGCGCTTTTGATCCACCCGTGCACAGCGGAGCGATCCGCAGGGTGCAGGCAGTGCAGCAATGAGGTGTAGTCTACGGAAGCTTTAGGGTCGAAGCCAAAGATGGCGCGGCATCGGTCATCGAGGAAGACCTCCCCGCTTCCAAAGACGTACTCCCAGCAGCCAAGCGCCGCAGCATCGAGGGCGTGGCGCAGCCGCTGCTCGCGTAACTGTAGAGTCTTCTGCGTTTTTCTACATGAGGTCATGTCGCGCAACACGACGGTGAAGTGCCTATGGGAGGCTGCACCAGTGAACGGCGCCGATGATACTTCCAAGAAGACGGTGCGGTCACCGTTGCGGATAGCTCTGCATTCGTGGTCCCGTTGGTGTAAACCGGTGTGTTGGCATGCACCAGCGACCGGACACGACGCAGGATCAACGAGATTGCGCCACGCCACACCCTGCAGTTCTTTCAATGATCGTCCCAGAATCGCGCAGGCCGCTCTATTTGCTTCGAGAATGAAGCCGTCTTCTGAGGTGATCAACAATCCATCGAGACTGTTCTGAAATAACGCCTCGTAGAGCACTAGGTTTGCTTCGAGCGACTCTATTTTATCTTTCATCCTGCTTTCAACAGCGATCGGCTGGAGGCACGTGTCAACGGCACTGAAAAGCACATCGTCTTCGATCGGACTCAGCACAATATTGCGAATCCCGAAACGGATGCAGCGACTCATTGACGCCGTGTCCTGGTCATCCACGAGCACGATCAGTGGTACGTCAGGTGCGATGTTTTTCATTCTTTCGACAAGACAGAGATCACCGTTCGGCGTCAGATCGTGTAATATCAGCAAAGCTTCATTGTTGCATGTTTTGAGGGCTTCCAGTGCTTCATTACAGCCAGCCGCAGTCTTAATTATAAACTGAGGGTAGTGCTTTGAAAGTGTATTACAAATCTTTACCCCAACCTCGGTACGGCTTAAGACTAGGATGGTGTAGTCGACAACATGGTTCAGCAGAGACATACATGTACCTTTTAGGATGCTAGTTCTCTTGCCCACACGCAGGAAGTACAGATGTGCCTACGCGCAACGAAATATCATCGAGGACGGGCGCAGCAAGGAAAGGGCGGGGATCAAGAAAGATAGAGGAGACTTTATTAACAGGTCAGTTCGTGTAATATCAGCAAGGTTTCATGGTTGCATGTTTTGAGGGCTTCCAGTGCTTCATTACAGCCAGCCGCAGTCTTAATTTTAAAGTGAGGGTAGTGGTTTGAAAGTGTGTTACAAATCTTTACCCGAACCTCGGTACGGCTTAAGATTAGGATGGTTTAGTCGATAATGGTTCAGCAGAGACATACATGTACCTTTTAGGATGCTAGTTCTCTTGCCCACACGCAGGAAGTACAGATGTGCCTACGGGCAACGAAATATCATCAAGGACGGGTGCAGCAAGGAAACGGCAGGGATCAAGAAAGATAGAGGAGACTTTATTAACTGTAGAATGAGAATTTCATTTTACAGGATCCTTGGACGATAAACAATGTAAAAATTAGCCCTGGATCTGTAGCTAGGAGATCCCATTTGAATCTGCACAGCAATTTACGGCCGCCGTAGAGCCATCATTTTGGGGGCCGTCTGAAACATGGAGCCTTTCCGTAAATCTCTCTATAGCAAAGCGAATCTTCAACACTCGCCAAACCGTGGCATCCGCACACTGGTTACAGAAATATGAAAGCACCTTTTAAAAGCATCGTTACTGAGGAATGGGGACATGGTGTCGAGTGGAGTGATGGTGAAATTACTATCGATGCAGACTCGTTGTATCGGCTGGGAAAAGAGCAGGCGGGCCTTGCCTTCCCAGTCTCAGAATTCAATGCCTGGATGGAACGGAATGGACTTTCTTTAAGTGCGGCAGCAAAGGCTCTGGGTATAACTCGGCGCACGGTCATTTACTATCACGGCGGACATAAACCCATTCCCATCTATATCAGGTTCGCTTGTGTTGGATGGGAGGTACTACACTCTGAGCAAGCTGCTTAAGCAAGTAGTGAACATCACTGGGGTCGGGGCTCCACATTGCACGACTCTACAACCATCCTCGTAAAATGTGGGGCACTGAGCCTTCCGTTTGCCCCAAAAAAGATGAGACGACTAAAGAAGGAGCCGGTGTGTCTAGGAGTGGCAGGCCTCGCCCCTCCGTTGGAACGACGCGAAGGATGGTCGAGGCGGAAGGTCAGCGACGGGAGGAAACCCTACCCCTGAGCCCGTACCCGATGCTGAACCTGGACTGCACAAGATTCACCCATCGCGGGCGACACTAGGGAGGGGACGGGCAGTGGAGGTCCTGGATGTCCCGTATCAAGATCAAGGTGGTCATCCAGCCCCCCCCATCTGCTCGAAGTGCTCCACAGCGGCGGTCACCTCGGCAGCGGATCTCAATTGGGAGCCGGAGAGCTGCGTGGAATAACCGGGGCAGGTTCAGTTGTTCCCCCAGGACCTGTTGATCAGCCAGGATTTAGTCGAGAACAGCGACCCGGGCCTGGGCGATCGCGGTGAGAGACTGTTGCTGGCCTACGTTACTATGGGCAGATGATGAAAGGTGCCACTGGGGTAAAGAGTGTGGACGATCAGACTCTTTAAACCTCAATCTTGAACTCAGCACCTTCTGCGGTGTTTCTGACGGTAAGAGTTCCCTTCATGCTCTGCTCGATAATAGTCTTGGACATGAATAGTCCTATTCCAGTTCCTTTGTCAGGACCCTTGGTGGTGAAATAGGGATCAAAAACCTTCTCTATAATTCCATCCGGAATCCCGCCGGCATTATCGGAGATGGTAACGATACAACGATCGTTTTCGCTTTCAATGTGAATCGTGATCCTGGGGTCTTGAATGTTTCGCTCACAGAATGCGTCATTTGAGTTGTTGATTATATTGATAAGCACCTGCCAGTACTCATTGCGCATTCCATCTATCATACATTCTTTTTCGGCAATGATTTCTATTTTTGACCGAGGCTCCACCATTGAAATAACTCTCTGAACGACATCGTTTACACTGAACCTGACCCTCCTCTTGTCTGAGTCGAGGAGATACCGGAAGTCGTCAATGGTCTGCGACATGTGTTCAATGACATTCATAGCCTTTGAGACTGAAGCGCTTAGCAACTCTTCGTCAAAAATGCCCACCTCGTAGGAGAGCTTTAGCTCCTGGATGACAAGGCCGAGGACGTTGAGTGGCTGCCGCCATTGATGCGCTATGTTGCCCATCATCTCCCCCATAGCTGCCAACCGGCTCTGCTGAATGAGGAGTTGGTCCTTGCGGCGCAGCTCCTCCACTACGCCGATGCGCTGTTCCGTCTCCCTTCGCGTCTCCTCAACCGCCTTTGCCAATTCCTCGGTCCGCTCCATTACAAGGAGTTCCAGATGATCCCTGTGCTTACTGAGTTCCTGTTCAACCTTTTTGCGCTCGGTTATGTCCCGCACTGACCCCATGACCAACTGCCGCCCCCGGGAAGTAAAGGGGCAAATGAAGACCTCTGCGTCGAAGACCGAACCGTCGTGCGGGCGGCGGGTGCGCCACTCAAAGAAACGGGTATCACCCGCAATCACCGATTCCCAGAGTTTCGTCAGCTCTTCCTGGGGGGGTGGGTCATCTGAGACGTCGGCGATCGTCAGGTTGGTGGCTTCTTCTCTTGTGATCTGAAGCATTTTCAGCCACTGTTCGTTCGCATGAACGATGCGGCCTTGGCTGTCATGGATCACTATGCCGTCACAGATGTTCTCAAACACCGATCTCAGCAAGCCTTCCGACGCTTCCAACTCCCTGTTTCTGCTCTCCAGTTCAGACGTTCGTTCCTTGACGAGGTCCTCCAGATAATGGTGATGAAGGCGAAGTTCGGCCTCAGCCTCCTTCTCGCGGATTCGTCTTACAAAAAATTGATACGCGTAAAAAAGGCTTAGACAGGTGAAGGTTGTGACAACTCCCACCACTTTGGCCGCGTCTTCGCGCCACTGAGCGAACGCCTCGTTCTTGGACTTCGCCACGAACACAAAAATAGGGTAGCCGTCGACTTTCCGGAAGGAGGTGATTCGATTGATGTTATCTAGAGGAGATGTCGCATAGTAAGTACCTGACGATCGCCCCTCCTTGAGCAGCTCCGTCAACTCCGGCGCAGTATCGTGTCTCCCGACGAGAGCCCAAGAGGCATCTTTTCCGATAGAGCGGGCGATGACACGCATCTTTTCATCGCGAAGCATGATCGTCCCCTGGCGCCCCACGTCTATGTTGGAAAATAGCGCAGTGAAATGGTCGAGAGCAAAAGCTCCAAATACAACTCCACCAAATGAGCCGTCGGGTCCCTCGAGGGCTCTGGCGATGATGACAACCCATTTTCCACTAATCTTTCCCATGACAGGCGGTGAGATCACCAACCCCGTTTTTGGGGCTTTCCGCAGAACCTGGAAGTAGTCGCGATCGGCAATGTTAACCTGTCTACCGGCTGGTAATCCTGTTCCGTACAACACATTGCCCCTTCGGTCGTGTAAACCTACGCCGTCAAGTTCGGGAAGCAGTCCGAGTTGGTGGGACATGTGCTTGTTCAGTCGTTGCTCATCAATCCGCCCGCCGGCCAGTTGGGCCTCCGCATTCTCCTTCAGGTCCATTAGCATCAGGTCCACTTTCGCGATAGTGCCGCTCAGGTACTTTTCAAGGACCAGGGAGATATTTTCGGTGGAGACGACGGTCCGCTCATGGTTATCCAGCCAGCTATGGCGCAGCGACCATGCCGCAATGCCGATAACGAAGAGATTGATCAGGAGAGTGATCGCAATAAGCCGGAGGAGAAAAGCGGACCTGGAAAATTGCAATTCAGGTATGTTCTTGAAGTTGCGACTCATCCACTCGCTCCTTACGGCGCACTTCGTGAACAGAGTGAACCTTGGGCCGAGACAGCCGAGGTAGTTCTAGATAGATTACAACGATCAGGAAGAAAAAAAATATCTGTTCCCGTTGAACTTGATATGGCTCGGCAATTTCTCTCCGCTCCAATCTCTTTGCGGTGGTCCTGGTCGGCAGTTCCGTTTACCCCTGCCCCGGCACCGGACCGGCGCTGCCGCCGTAAGCTCTTCCTGTGAGCAGGGGGAGGAGACTCCTGTGGAAGTGCGGCGCCCTATTTCCCAATGAATTTCGCTGGCCGTTTTTCGAAAAATGATTTGATTCCTTCCTGATAATCATGGCTGTCATAGATTTGGCGACGCATGGCCTGAATTCTCTCGAAGGTCTCGGGACTAAGATTGTGAGCTGCTGACAGTATTCTCAATTCTTCCTTGAGTAGGCTTATAACAAGTGGTGAGTTCTTCGCGATATCTTGAGCAATGCTAAGAGTGAAGCTTTCAAGTTGATCTTTCGGCACAGCGTGACTTACGAGCCCATGGTCAACCAGCCGCTTTACAGGTATAGGGTTCGCAGTGAACAGCATCTCTTTGCACACTGGGATTCCAGCTGTGTTCAGGAAGTTCTGGACTCCGGAAATATTGTAGGGAACCCCGAGCTTGGCTGGAGTTATGGCAAACGTTGAGTCTTCGGCTGAAATGATGAGGTCGCAACTCATGACGAGCTCGCAGGCCCCTCCCCACACACTTCCCTCTACCATGGCGATCACTGGGGCGGGGAAAAGCTCTATAGTCCTTACCACCAGCCTGAGGGGATCATTGTAGGTTAGGGGGTCACGCCCGTTCATCGGCAACTCCCGAACATCGTGACCGGCTGAGAATACCTTGACGCCGGCTGGCGCCCTGAGAATGACCACGCGGATACCCTGGGTCTTCATTTCGTTGAGTGCGCCGCAGATGTGATCGATCAGTTCCTTGCTGAGAGAATTATGCTTTTTGACATTGTTGAGAGTAATCGTCCCTACTCCGTCGACTGTTTTCATTTCTACTAATGCCATATCGTTCCCTCATGTGGTTGAGTGAGCTGCGGATGAACAAGACCAGTGAAGATGGCGAAGTAGCTTCAGCGACTGCTCACGGCCCGGAGACGGATGCCTGTGGAACCGGCCCATTGGTTCGGCTTATCGCGGTAGCCATAGAGGAACCAGACGTTCTATAGATATCGGCCCGCAGTTGGGTGTCAAGGGTGGTGCTCGACGTATCCTTATGAAAGTCGAGCCCTGCCCCCTCCGTTTCCCACGAGACCTGACGCTTCGCCATGTCCCAGCCAAGAAATGGAGCACGTATGAAGTAGCAAACTATTGCATCGGTAACAACTGAAGCCCCAAATGTACTGATCGTTAATTGGCGCAGTCGGAAACAGTCCAGAATTGATATCTCCGAATACCTCGATTCCCCTGGATATACCCAACTCAAAGATGAGAGCACTTTTAAAAGGGTTGTTACTAAGGAATGGGGGCATGGTGTCGAGTGGAATGATGGTGAAATTACTATCGATGCAGACTCGTTGTATCGGCTGGGAAAGAGCAGGCGGGCCTTGCCTTCCCAGTCTCAGAATTCAATGCCTGGATGGAACGGAATGGACTTTCTTTAAGTGCAGCAGCAAAGGCTCTGGGAATAACTCGGCGCACGGTCATTTACTATCACGGTGGACATAAACCCATTCCCATCTATATCAGGCTCGCTTGCGTTGGATGGGAGGTACTACACTCTGAACAAGCTGCTTAAAGCATGTAGCAAGAGGTGGCGTTGCCCCTGCCCAGGCCCCGCCTGATCTCGACTCCCGCCTCTCTGTTTGCCTAAGAAACCAGGAAATGTTCCTTCGCGAATTTCAGGAGTCCCTCCCGGCCATTGACGTTCAACTTCTCGTAGATGTTATGCAGATGAACCTTTACAGTGCCTTCAGTGATGCAGAAGCACTCTGCAATTTCTCTGTTCTGCCTGTTTTGTACTACCATCTCCACAAGCTGCATCTCTCGCGGACTTAAAAGCAGCGCAATATCGCGACTCTTTTCGCGCCTAGCGAAGGCACGCACGGCTTGGTAAGCGGTGCCCGGGTCAAGCCACATGTCACCGCTGTGGACTCTCTCGATGCACTCTATAAGCATGTCTGGTGGCAGTTCCTTGAGAAAAATGCCATTGATTCCTGTTTCGATAGCTTCAATCAGTTCTTTTTCGCCTATCGCAGCCGTCAGGATTACGGTTTTGGGGTGCTCATGCTGGCCAAGAACCATCTTCGCAACCTGCAGTCCCGTCAGCCCCGGCATTCCCAGTTCAAGAAGTAGCACGTCCGGCTTGTGGTTCCGCACTTCCTCAATCGCCTCATTGCCGTTTGCACACGTCGCGACAACGTCAATCCCGCTTTGCTGTGCGAGTATCGTTTTCAAACCGGCAAGGGTAACTGGGTGGTGGTCTGCGACGACTACGCGTATCGACATAGCATTTTCCTTATGATCTTGAACATTCCTTCCAGGCCTGACCTGCGCGGGACCCGAGTCCCCATATTCAGAACTCCTCAGCCATAGCCAGGGCACGCCCTACCTTTACAGCAAGAGTCGCTTCCCTTATCGGCTTTGAAATAAAGTCGAAAAAGCCGCGCCGTAAGGCTGCAGCTTCTTCATCTACTGTGGCAGTCGACGTTATGAGGATGACCGGTGTCTTTGCTGTCTCCGGAAAGCTGCGTACGGACTCCAGCACTGCATATCCGTTCAGTTTGGGCATTTCCTTGTCAGTTATGACAAGATCAGGTCTTGCTGATACTATTTCACGGAAAGCTTCCATTCCATCACATGCCGAGACCACGTAATATCCTTTGCGTCTCAATGATGATGCTACGGATTCCCTTACAGCCTTGTCATCTTCAACAACAAGAACACATTTTTTATCAGTTGTTGTTGTCGGAGCAGACCTGAGGTAGTGCAGCTTTATAGCCATCATCACCTCTTGTCGCGCCGCTACGTATGGCAGTATGGTTAATCCATGTTTTTCAGCTATGGCGGCTGTAACCTGTATCGCTGTGGGGTCGCTTATGGCGATCGCCAGCTTTTTCTCTTTCATCTTCAGCGGAAACAGGAAATTTTCCATTGCCATCTTCGCCGGCACTGTACTCAGCAGCTCTTCAGAGTACTTGAAGTGGCAGAAATCGCGCACGACCTTGAGGTTGTATTGCAGCGCCAGAGCCTCGGCCAGCTCGTGCGGTGTAACGAGTCCCAGTTCCTCCAGAACGCTGCCAAAACGTTTTCCTTTTTTGTTCGAAAGAGCCACCACTCGTTCCACACTCAGCGGAGAAAGGATCCCGTTTTCCACGAAGATTTCCCCGAGCCTCTTTCTTGGCGAGGAGGCTCCTGCAGGCCGTGCACCATTCATATCTCAACCCTCATATCTGTTGTTGGCACCTGAACGCCCTCAAGCGGCAGGCAGGTAGGCGATCACGCCCACGAGTGAGATCAGATTTCCCCTGACGTCCTCCATGCGCCGGCAGCAGAAATGTCCCCTGAAATTGCAGCCATTGATCCCTGCGTACTGCCGGTCGTGATGAAAATGGTCAATCTCGCCCTCAACGAGCCGGCGCATCCACTCTGCACTTACCGGGCGCTCGTCGGGATGCACATACTGACTGTACGGTGAGCCGATGAGATCCTCGTGAAAGGCATGGAGCATGCGCGCCATGCGATGATTGGCAAAGGTGATGATCCCTTCCGGGTTCAGTACCAGGACACCTGCCTGCATGTTGTCAAAAAGGCTCTCCAGATTGTGCTTCTCCTCGGTAAGATCAAACTCGGCAGCCATGCGATCGGATATGTCACGCCCGATTATGGCAGCGTACCGGCTGTGGTTGTGCTGCAGGAAGGTCATGGACAGCTCCAGCATGGTGCCTTTGCCGGTAAATGACCGCTGTATAACCTCAAGCGCCATGTGCCCGGCTGTCTCAAGCTCCTGCCAGTAATGAGGCCACTCCTCGTCAGTAATCTCCGGGAAGATCTCGCCCAGCCTCATCCACGACAGGGCCTCGCCCGGATAGTGCAGCGCCGTGCAGGCACTCCGGTTTGCGTAGGCGATCTTCCCTTGCGCATCGGCCCAAATAATTTGATCCTGTGCCGACTCAAGCGCACGACCGGCCAAGGACAGGAACGCTGCCTTGCTCAGGCCGTCCCTGTGATTGCTGTTTAGCATGCCATTGCCCTCCTTGATGCGTACTCTGGAATCACGCTACTGCGGTATGGTGAAATAAAATGTGGCTCCTTTTCCTGCTTTCCCTTCCGCCCATATCTCCCCGCCATGACGCTGGAAGACACGGCGCACTGTCGCCAGACCGATCCCGCAACCGGGAAAGGATTTGGCATTCTGCAGTCGTTGAAATGGCTCGAACAACTGCGGGGTATCCTCGAGCTCAAAGCCGATGCCATTGTCTCGCAAAAAGAAGGTCTCCCTGCCGTTCAGATCCACCACGCCCAACCTCACCCGCGCGTAAGGACGGTGGCGCGTGAACTTCCAGGCATTTCCAAGGAGATTCTCCAGCGCGATCTTCACCAGGTGCGGATCGCAACGCGCCTCCAGCCTGGGATCGACCAAAAAAGCAACTGGCCTCACCGGTTCGCTCAGCGCCAGTTCCGCGGCGATACCAAGCGCCATTTCGGTGACATTTACCAATTCGCGGTTCAATCCCCTGCGGCTGATTTGGGACAGTGTGAGCATCGCGTTGACCAGTTCTTCCATGGCAGCGTTCGCCTCGCAAACCATGCCGAATAGATAGCGGTCGAATTCGTCCAGCGACCGTGTGCTGTGTTCCTGAAGAATCTGAAGGGCTGAGGAGCTGCGGGTCAGATAAGAACGGATATCGTGGCTAAGGGAGTAACCGAACGCCTCCAGCTCGACGTTTTCCAAGGAAAGTTCCCGGGCCTTGCGCTGCAGTTCGTCCTCGTACGCCTTGCGCCTTGTGACGTCTCTTACGATGCAGACTATGCCTCTGTCTGTCATCTGCGTCAGGGACGCCTCCTGAGTGAAGGGGGTTCCGTCCCGCTTCATGCTGATTGCCTCGCCCCGCCATTCCCCCTCCCTGGCAAGGACAGGAAATATCTCCTCCTCGAACCGTCTCGAGTCAGGACCGTCAAAGTAATCACACCACCGCTTTCCTATCAGTTCGACGTGAGAGTCATAGCCGTAAAGCTTTACGAAGGAAGTATTGACGTAGATGCATTCGTACTTCTCATTCAGCAGGCAAATGGCGTCGATG
The DNA window shown above is from Geomonas sp. RF6 and carries:
- a CDS encoding PAS domain S-box protein — its product is MSRNFKNIPELQFSRSAFLLRLIAITLLINLFVIGIAAWSLRHSWLDNHERTVVSTENISLVLEKYLSGTIAKVDLMLMDLKENAEAQLAGGRIDEQRLNKHMSHQLGLLPELDGVGLHDRRGNVLYGTGLPAGRQVNIADRDYFQVLRKAPKTGLVISPPVMGKISGKWVVIIARALEGPDGSFGGVVFGAFALDHFTALFSNIDVGRQGTIMLRDEKMRVIARSIGKDASWALVGRHDTAPELTELLKEGRSSGTYYATSPLDNINRITSFRKVDGYPIFVFVAKSKNEAFAQWREDAAKVVGVVTTFTCLSLFYAYQFFVRRIREKEAEAELRLHHHYLEDLVKERTSELESRNRELEASEGLLRSVFENICDGIVIHDSQGRIVHANEQWLKMLQITREEATNLTIADVSDDPPPQEELTKLWESVIAGDTRFFEWRTRRPHDGSVFDAEVFICPFTSRGRQLVMGSVRDITERKKVEQELSKHRDHLELLVMERTEELAKAVEETRRETEQRIGVVEELRRKDQLLIQQSRLAAMGEMMGNIAHQWRQPLNVLGLVIQELKLSYEVGIFDEELLSASVSKAMNVIEHMSQTIDDFRYLLDSDKRRVRFSVNDVVQRVISMVEPRSKIEIIAEKECMIDGMRNEYWQVLINIINNSNDAFCERNIQDPRITIHIESENDRCIVTISDNAGGIPDGIIEKVFDPYFTTKGPDKGTGIGLFMSKTIIEQSMKGTLTVRNTAEGAEFKIEV
- a CDS encoding response regulator, which produces MNGARPAGASSPRKRLGEIFVENGILSPLSVERVVALSNKKGKRFGSVLEELGLVTPHELAEALALQYNLKVVRDFCHFKYSEELLSTVPAKMAMENFLFPLKMKEKKLAIAISDPTAIQVTAAIAEKHGLTILPYVAARQEVMMAIKLHYLRSAPTTTTDKKCVLVVEDDKAVRESVASSLRRKGYYVVSACDGMEAFREIVSARPDLVITDKEMPKLNGYAVLESVRSFPETAKTPVILITSTATVDEEAAALRRGFFDFISKPIREATLAVKVGRALAMAEEF
- the scpB gene encoding methylmalonyl-CoA decarboxylase, producing the protein MALVEMKTVDGVGTITLNNVKKHNSLSKELIDHICGALNEMKTQGIRVVILRAPAGVKVFSAGHDVRELPMNGRDPLTYNDPLRLVVRTIELFPAPVIAMVEGSVWGGACELVMSCDLIISAEDSTFAITPAKLGVPYNISGVQNFLNTAGIPVCKEMLFTANPIPVKRLVDHGLVSHAVPKDQLESFTLSIAQDIAKNSPLVISLLKEELRILSAAHNLSPETFERIQAMRRQIYDSHDYQEGIKSFFEKRPAKFIGK
- a CDS encoding sensor histidine kinase, translated to MVRSVTPTIKLRQIVSTGLALSLISCLLCIVAGPALGPGRRALLFTIAGILIFVSIYIVALLLRGRHLETVLNKYQAGMDAAIDAICLLNEKYECIYVNTSFVKLYGYDSHVELIGKRWCDYFDGPDSRRFEEEIFPVLAREGEWRGEAISMKRDGTPFTQEASLTQMTDRGIVCIVRDVTRRKAYEDELQRKARELSLENVELEAFGYSLSHDIRSYLTRSSSALQILQEHSTRSLDEFDRYLFGMVCEANAAMEELVNAMLTLSQISRRGLNRELVNVTEMALGIAAELALSEPVRPVAFLVDPRLEARCDPHLVKIALENLLGNAWKFTRHRPYARVRLGVVDLNGRETFFLRDNGIGFELEDTPQLFEPFQRLQNAKSFPGCGIGLATVRRVFQRHGGEIWAEGKAGKGATFYFTIPQ
- a CDS encoding DUF2442 domain-containing protein; the encoded protein is MVNWRSRKQSRIDISEYLDSPGYTQLKDESTFKRVVTKEWGHGVEWNDGEITIDADSLYRLGKSRRALPSQSQNSMPGWNGMDFL
- a CDS encoding response regulator transcription factor, which gives rise to MSIRVVVADHHPVTLAGLKTILAQQSGIDVVATCANGNEAIEEVRNHKPDVLLLELGMPGLTGLQVAKMVLGQHEHPKTVILTAAIGEKELIEAIETGINGIFLKELPPDMLIECIERVHSGDMWLDPGTAYQAVRAFARREKSRDIALLLSPREMQLVEMVVQNRQNREIAECFCITEGTVKVHLHNIYEKLNVNGREGLLKFAKEHFLVS
- a CDS encoding PAS domain-containing protein, with product MLNSNHRDGLSKAAFLSLAGRALESAQDQIIWADAQGKIAYANRSACTALHYPGEALSWMRLGEIFPEITDEEWPHYWQELETAGHMALEVIQRSFTGKGTMLELSMTFLQHNHSRYAAIIGRDISDRMAAEFDLTEEKHNLESLFDNMQAGVLVLNPEGIITFANHRMARMLHAFHEDLIGSPYSQYVHPDERPVSAEWMRRLVEGEIDHFHHDRQYAGINGCNFRGHFCCRRMEDVRGNLISLVGVIAYLPAA